Proteins encoded within one genomic window of Pseudomonadota bacterium:
- the pilV gene encoding type IV pilus modification protein PilV, with amino-acid sequence MPMKRLLSLTNGSAGFTLIEILISVVVLAIGLLGMAALQMNGLRNNQSAYFRAQATQLAYDMADRMRTNIVEARDAASGGTYNNGASTTNNCATGPCTTAQMTGYDFSQWNAELAAQLPSGTGRVCIDSTPNDDACDGVGTVYAIKVWWDDSRSVAVNQRFVMSFQPWN; translated from the coding sequence ATGCCGATGAAACGGCTTCTTAGTCTGACGAACGGCAGCGCCGGCTTCACGCTGATCGAAATATTGATTTCCGTGGTGGTTCTGGCCATTGGCTTGCTGGGAATGGCCGCATTGCAGATGAATGGTCTGCGCAACAACCAGAGTGCCTATTTTCGTGCCCAGGCCACCCAGCTAGCCTACGACATGGCGGATCGGATGCGCACCAATATTGTGGAGGCAAGGGATGCAGCCAGCGGCGGAACATACAACAACGGCGCGTCTACAACGAATAACTGCGCGACGGGCCCATGCACCACCGCCCAAATGACCGGCTACGACTTTTCCCAGTGGAATGCCGAACTGGCGGCGCAGTTGCCGTCCGGAACAGGCAGGGTTTGTATTGACAGCACGCCGAACGATGACGCGTGTGACGGCGTGGGGACGGTTTACGCCATCAAGGTGTGGTGGGACGACAGTCGCTCCGTCGCGGTGAATCAGCGCTTCGTCATGAGTTTCCAGCCATGGAACTGA